One Peterkaempfera bronchialis DNA window includes the following coding sequences:
- a CDS encoding TIGR03960 family B12-binding radical SAM protein produces the protein MPVESVFPRLEALLPHVQKPIQYVGGELNSTVKDWDACDVRWALMYPDAYEVGLPNQGVMILYEVLNEREGVLAERTYSVWPDLEALMREHGVPQFTVDAHRPVKAFDVFGLSFSTELGYTNMLTALDLAGIPLEARDRTLDDPIVVAGGHAAFNPEPIADFLDCAVVGDGEQAVLDITEIVRAWKAEGRPGGREEVLLRLARTGSVYVPRFYDVEYLPDGRIGRVVPNTHGVPWRVSKHTVMDLDEWPYPKQPLVPLAETVHERMSVEIFRGCTRGCRFCQAGMITRPVRERSITGIGEMVEKGLKATGFEEVGLLSLSSADHTEIGEIAKGLADRYTDDKVGLSLPSTRVDAFNIDLANELTRNGRRSGLTFAPEGGSERIRKVINKMVSEEDLIRTVATAYGNGWRQVKLYFMCGLPTETDEDVLQIAEMAKNVIAKGREVTGQNDIRCTVSIGGFVPKPHTPFQWAPQLGVEETDARLAKLRDAIRSDRKYGKNIGFRYHDGKPGIVEGLLSRGDRRIGKVIRAVYEDGGRFDGWREHFSYDRWMDCADKALAEFGVDVDWYTTRERGHEEVLPWDHLDSGLDKDWLWEDWQDALEEVEVDDCRWTPCFDCGVCPQMDTQIQIGPTGKKLLPLTVVNQ, from the coding sequence ATGCCTGTCGAGTCGGTCTTCCCACGCCTGGAGGCCCTCCTCCCGCACGTCCAGAAGCCGATCCAGTACGTCGGCGGCGAGCTCAACTCGACCGTCAAGGACTGGGACGCCTGTGACGTGCGCTGGGCTCTGATGTACCCGGACGCCTATGAGGTGGGGCTGCCCAACCAGGGCGTCATGATCCTTTACGAGGTCCTCAACGAGCGCGAGGGCGTGCTCGCCGAGCGCACCTACAGCGTCTGGCCCGACCTGGAAGCGCTGATGCGGGAGCACGGCGTGCCGCAGTTCACCGTGGACGCGCACCGGCCGGTGAAGGCGTTCGACGTCTTCGGCCTCAGCTTCTCCACCGAGCTGGGCTACACCAATATGCTGACCGCGCTCGACCTGGCCGGCATCCCGCTGGAGGCCAGGGACCGCACCCTGGACGACCCGATCGTGGTGGCCGGCGGCCACGCCGCCTTCAACCCGGAGCCGATCGCCGACTTCCTGGACTGCGCGGTGGTCGGCGACGGCGAGCAGGCCGTGCTGGACATCACGGAGATCGTCCGCGCCTGGAAGGCCGAGGGCCGCCCCGGCGGGCGCGAGGAGGTGCTGCTGCGGCTGGCCAGGACCGGCAGCGTGTACGTGCCCAGGTTCTACGACGTCGAGTACCTGCCGGACGGCCGGATCGGCCGCGTGGTGCCCAACACCCACGGCGTGCCGTGGCGGGTCTCCAAGCACACCGTGATGGACCTGGACGAGTGGCCCTACCCCAAGCAGCCGCTGGTGCCGCTGGCCGAGACCGTGCATGAGCGGATGTCCGTGGAGATCTTCCGCGGCTGCACCCGGGGCTGCCGCTTCTGCCAGGCCGGTATGATCACCCGCCCGGTGCGGGAGCGCAGCATCACCGGCATCGGCGAGATGGTGGAGAAGGGCCTCAAGGCGACCGGCTTCGAGGAGGTCGGCCTGCTCTCCCTCTCCTCCGCCGACCACACCGAGATCGGCGAGATCGCCAAGGGCCTCGCCGACCGCTACACCGACGACAAGGTCGGCCTGTCGCTGCCCTCCACCCGGGTCGACGCCTTCAATATCGACCTGGCCAACGAGCTCACCCGCAACGGCCGCCGCTCCGGTCTCACCTTCGCCCCCGAGGGCGGCAGCGAGCGCATCCGCAAGGTGATCAACAAGATGGTGTCGGAGGAGGACCTCATCCGCACCGTCGCCACCGCCTACGGCAACGGCTGGCGCCAGGTGAAGCTGTACTTCATGTGCGGCCTCCCCACCGAGACCGACGAGGACGTGCTCCAGATCGCCGAGATGGCGAAGAACGTCATCGCCAAGGGCCGCGAGGTCACCGGGCAGAACGACATCCGCTGCACCGTGTCCATCGGCGGCTTCGTACCCAAGCCGCACACCCCCTTCCAGTGGGCCCCGCAGCTGGGCGTGGAGGAGACCGACGCCCGGCTGGCCAAGCTGCGCGACGCCATCCGGAGCGACCGCAAGTACGGCAAGAACATCGGCTTCCGCTACCACGACGGCAAGCCCGGCATCGTCGAGGGCCTGCTCTCGCGCGGCGACCGCCGCATCGGCAAGGTCATCCGCGCCGTCTACGAGGACGGCGGCCGCTTCGACGGCTGGCGCGAGCACTTCTCCTACGACCGCTGGATGGACTGCGCCGACAAGGCCCTCGCCGAGTTCGGCGTGGACGTCGACTGGTACACCACCCGCGAGCGCGGCCACGAGGAGGTCCTGCCCTGGGACCACCTGGACTCCGGCCTGGACAAGGACTGGCTCTGGGAGGACTGGCAGGACGCCCTGGAGGAGGTCGAGGTCGACGACTGCCGCTGGACCCCGTGCTTCGACTGCGGCGTCTGCCCCCAGATGGACACCCAGATCCAGATCGGCCCCACCGGCAAGAAGCTGCTCCCGCTGACCGTGGTCAACCAGTAG
- a CDS encoding twitching motility protein PilT → MLRPMVYDAGALIAAERGSVAVWRAHRAYLLAGGTPVVPAAVVAQVWRDGTRQARVAQLLKGCDIAPLGDESARAVGELLGRAGTVDTVDGAVALLASALGAEVPTSDPEDLQHLLDHLGVPGKRVTVRPL, encoded by the coding sequence ATGCTTCGCCCGATGGTGTACGACGCGGGGGCGCTCATCGCCGCCGAGCGCGGTTCGGTCGCGGTCTGGCGGGCCCACCGGGCCTATCTGCTCGCCGGAGGCACCCCGGTGGTACCCGCCGCCGTGGTCGCGCAGGTGTGGCGGGACGGCACCCGCCAGGCACGGGTGGCCCAGCTGCTCAAGGGGTGTGACATCGCCCCCCTCGGCGACGAGTCCGCGCGTGCGGTCGGAGAACTGCTGGGGCGCGCGGGCACCGTGGACACGGTGGACGGGGCGGTGGCCCTGCTCGCCTCGGCCCTCGGGGCGGAGGTTCCCACCTCCGACCCCGAGGATCTCCAGCACCTGCTCGACCACCTCGGCGTCCCCGGCAAGCGGGTCACCGTGCGCCCGCTCTGA
- the rplU gene encoding 50S ribosomal protein L21, which yields MYAIVRAGGRQHKVAVGDVLEIDRVDVKPGDSVELSTILVVDGDAVTSDPWVLAGIKVSAEVVDHTKGDKITILKYKNKTGYRKRMGHRQKHTAVRITGIDTAK from the coding sequence GTGTACGCGATCGTTCGCGCCGGCGGCCGCCAGCACAAGGTCGCCGTCGGCGACGTGCTGGAGATCGACCGCGTTGATGTCAAGCCCGGTGACTCGGTCGAGCTCTCGACCATCCTGGTCGTGGACGGCGACGCCGTCACCAGCGACCCGTGGGTCCTGGCCGGCATCAAGGTCAGCGCCGAGGTTGTCGACCACACCAAGGGCGACAAGATCACCATCCTGAAGTACAAGAACAAGACCGGTTACCGCAAGCGGATGGGTCACCGCCAGAAGCACACCGCGGTCCGCATCACCGGCATCGACACCGCGAAGTAA
- the proB gene encoding glutamate 5-kinase, giving the protein MAVASAAAGDGHGEGHLREDVLRARRIVVKVGSSSLTTAAGGLDADRVDALVDVVTKARTPRGGDEAPNEVVLVSSGAIAAGLAPLGLTRRPRDLARQQAAASVGQGLLVARYTASFARHGVRVGQVLLTAEDASRRAHYRNAYRTLEQLLAMGAVPIVNENDTVATAEIKFGDNDRLAALVAHLVRADLLVLLSDVDGLYDGDPSRPGSSRIAEVHGPHDLAGIEIGSSGKAGVGTGGMVTKVEAARIATGAGIPVVLTAASQAADALAGRPTGTLFHRTGRRTADRLLWLAHASSPRGALTLDAGAVKAVVERRKSLLPAGLTGVDGDFAAGDPVDLLDENGHIVARGLVNFDARELPRLLGRSTHDLARELGPAYEREVVHRDDLVVLRG; this is encoded by the coding sequence GTGGCGGTGGCCTCAGCGGCAGCGGGGGACGGGCACGGCGAGGGACACCTGCGGGAGGACGTCCTGCGGGCCCGGCGGATCGTGGTGAAGGTGGGGTCCTCCTCGCTCACCACCGCCGCCGGCGGCTTGGACGCCGACCGGGTCGACGCCCTGGTCGACGTGGTCACCAAGGCCCGTACGCCACGCGGCGGCGACGAGGCGCCCAATGAGGTGGTGCTGGTCTCCTCCGGCGCCATCGCCGCCGGCCTGGCGCCGCTGGGGCTCACCCGGCGGCCCCGCGACCTGGCCCGCCAGCAGGCCGCCGCCAGCGTCGGCCAGGGACTGCTGGTGGCCCGCTACACGGCCTCCTTCGCCCGCCATGGCGTCCGGGTCGGCCAGGTGCTGCTGACCGCCGAGGACGCCAGCCGCCGGGCGCACTACCGCAATGCCTACCGCACCCTGGAGCAGTTGCTGGCGATGGGCGCGGTGCCGATCGTCAACGAGAACGACACCGTCGCCACCGCCGAGATCAAGTTCGGCGACAACGACCGGCTGGCCGCCCTGGTCGCCCATCTGGTCCGCGCCGACCTGCTGGTGCTGCTCTCCGATGTGGACGGCCTGTACGACGGCGACCCCAGCCGCCCCGGCAGCAGCCGGATCGCGGAGGTGCACGGCCCGCACGACCTGGCGGGCATCGAGATCGGCAGCTCCGGCAAGGCCGGTGTGGGCACCGGCGGCATGGTGACCAAGGTGGAGGCCGCCCGGATCGCCACCGGCGCCGGCATCCCGGTGGTGCTGACCGCCGCCAGCCAGGCCGCCGACGCGCTGGCCGGACGACCGACCGGAACCCTCTTCCACCGCACCGGCCGACGCACCGCCGACCGCCTGCTCTGGCTGGCGCACGCCAGTAGTCCGCGCGGGGCGCTCACCCTGGACGCGGGCGCCGTGAAGGCGGTGGTCGAGCGGCGCAAGTCCCTGCTGCCGGCCGGCCTGACGGGCGTCGACGGCGATTTCGCTGCGGGCGATCCGGTGGACCTTCTTGACGAAAACGGCCACATCGTGGCGCGTGGGCTGGTCAACTTTGATGCGAGGGAGTTGCCCCGCCTGCTGGGCCGGTCCACCCACGACCTGGCCCGGGAGCTGGGTCCCGCGTACGAGCGCGAGGTCGTCCACCGCGACGACCTGGTGGTACTGCGCGGCTGA
- a CDS encoding Rne/Rng family ribonuclease, which yields MLEINEPQGAAPDGTADGTASAASAEAAVNREAAHEESAAAPPRRRRRAVSRPAGPPQGAEATAEAPAQPEAAAPAVEQAEQAVEAVEKPKRVRRTRKKAEVAPEPVAAEPEAPAEPEAAAPVAEQAEQAVEAVEKPKRVRRTRKKAEVAPEPVAAEPEAPAPVAEEPAAEEPEEEQAAEAETAAEPQPEPEPGHRTRRRVVRPPTAIFQPPVFQEPAAPIAPPRDRDHDEEEAEEADQSGRRRRRRRASAPAGPAVSEEAVAELQAEPEAAEDEAAHEEEAETHDAEHGEDDGRPSRRRRRGGRRRRRGDAEDRADEDHDEHQDDSAEESAQEQDEDDDEDDLAAGLASSRRRRRRRRRSGDTGPDLDAAGTDDPERTVVKVREPRKKASHEPAFDPDEVQSIKGSTRLEAKKQRRREGRELGRRRVPIITEAEFLARRESVERVMVVRQSGERTQIGVLEDGVLVEHYVNKEQATSYVGNVYLGKVQNVLPSMEAAFVDIGKGRNAVLYAGEVNFESLGGHGGPRRIESVLKSGQPVLVQVTKDPIGHKGARLTSQVSLPGRYLVYVPEGSMTGISRKLPDTERTRLKQILKKIVPDDAGVIVRTAAEGASEEELTRDVQRLQSQWEDIQKRASGGNAPTLLYGEPDMTVRVVRDIFNEDFKKVIVQGDDAWSTIHEYVSHVAPDLADRLQRWTSDVDVFATYRIDEQLMKALDRKVWLPSGGSLVIDRTEAMVVVDVNTGKFTGQGGNLEETVTRNNLEAAEEIVRQLRLRDLGGIIVIDFIDMVLESNRDLVLRRLLECLGRDRTKHQVAEVTSLGLVQMTRKRVGQGLLESFSEQCVHCNGRGVIVHMDQPSTSGGGGGTSGGAAKRRRRGKGGAGAGDEQHVHELEHVQEPEEPEEAAEPVAPEPLEAPAAPEPEPAVAQAPEPAPEQAPAEPQPVSLVELPPAPAPGGRTRRRAVRKATAPAGPPVEAEAAVLVLPARTPDGEAAQAAVAPAPVAAPEPVVPEPAISEPVVSEPVVSEPVAADGAVAAPVADGEPEVEAPRKRAARKTAAKKTTAAKKTTAAKKTTTRKTATKRTTAAKKTAASAEGEPSAPVAE from the coding sequence ATGCTCGAGATCAACGAGCCGCAGGGTGCGGCGCCGGACGGCACTGCCGACGGCACCGCATCGGCGGCCTCTGCGGAGGCCGCTGTGAACCGTGAAGCCGCGCACGAGGAGTCGGCCGCCGCGCCGCCGCGCCGCCGCCGGCGTGCCGTGTCGCGCCCGGCCGGACCTCCGCAGGGAGCCGAGGCCACGGCCGAGGCCCCGGCCCAGCCGGAGGCTGCCGCCCCGGCCGTGGAGCAGGCGGAGCAGGCCGTGGAGGCCGTGGAGAAGCCCAAGCGCGTGCGTCGTACGCGGAAGAAGGCCGAGGTGGCGCCGGAGCCGGTCGCCGCCGAGCCGGAGGCCCCCGCCGAGCCGGAGGCTGCCGCCCCGGTCGCGGAGCAGGCGGAGCAGGCCGTGGAGGCCGTGGAGAAGCCCAAGCGCGTGCGCCGTACGCGGAAGAAGGCGGAGGTGGCGCCGGAGCCGGTCGCCGCCGAGCCGGAGGCCCCCGCCCCGGTCGCCGAGGAGCCCGCCGCCGAGGAGCCGGAGGAGGAGCAGGCCGCCGAGGCCGAGACCGCCGCCGAGCCGCAGCCCGAGCCCGAGCCGGGGCACCGGACCCGCCGCCGGGTGGTGCGCCCGCCCACCGCGATCTTCCAGCCCCCGGTCTTCCAGGAGCCCGCAGCCCCGATCGCGCCGCCGCGCGACCGCGACCATGACGAGGAGGAGGCCGAGGAGGCCGACCAGAGCGGCCGCCGCCGCCGTCGCCGCCGTGCCTCAGCTCCGGCCGGCCCGGCCGTGTCGGAGGAGGCCGTCGCCGAGCTGCAGGCCGAGCCGGAGGCCGCCGAGGACGAGGCCGCCCACGAGGAGGAGGCCGAGACCCACGACGCCGAGCACGGCGAGGACGACGGCCGTCCGTCGCGCCGCCGCCGGCGTGGTGGCCGCCGCCGCCGTCGCGGGGACGCCGAGGACCGCGCCGACGAGGACCACGACGAGCACCAGGACGACTCCGCCGAGGAGTCGGCCCAGGAGCAGGACGAGGACGACGACGAGGACGATCTGGCCGCCGGCCTGGCCTCCTCCCGCCGCCGTCGCCGCCGTCGCCGCCGCAGCGGGGACACCGGCCCGGACCTGGACGCCGCGGGCACCGACGACCCCGAGCGCACCGTGGTCAAGGTCCGCGAGCCGCGCAAGAAGGCGTCGCACGAGCCCGCCTTCGACCCGGACGAGGTGCAGTCCATCAAGGGCTCCACCCGCCTGGAGGCCAAGAAGCAGCGCCGCCGCGAGGGCCGTGAGCTGGGCCGCCGCCGGGTGCCGATCATCACCGAGGCCGAGTTCCTGGCCCGCCGCGAGTCGGTGGAGCGCGTGATGGTGGTCCGGCAGAGCGGCGAGCGCACCCAGATCGGCGTCCTGGAGGACGGCGTCCTGGTCGAGCACTACGTCAACAAGGAGCAGGCCACCAGCTACGTCGGCAACGTCTACCTGGGCAAGGTCCAGAATGTGCTGCCGTCGATGGAGGCCGCCTTCGTCGACATCGGCAAGGGCCGCAACGCGGTCCTCTACGCCGGCGAGGTCAACTTCGAGAGCCTGGGCGGCCATGGCGGCCCGCGCCGCATCGAGTCGGTGCTCAAGTCCGGCCAGCCGGTGCTGGTGCAGGTCACCAAGGACCCGATCGGCCACAAGGGCGCCCGCCTGACCAGCCAGGTCTCGCTGCCCGGCCGCTACCTGGTGTACGTGCCCGAGGGCTCGATGACCGGCATCAGCCGCAAGCTGCCCGACACCGAGCGCACCCGGCTGAAGCAGATCCTCAAGAAGATCGTCCCCGACGACGCGGGCGTGATCGTGCGCACCGCCGCTGAGGGCGCCAGCGAGGAGGAGCTGACCCGGGACGTCCAGCGGCTCCAGTCGCAGTGGGAGGACATCCAGAAGCGGGCCTCCGGCGGCAACGCCCCGACGCTGCTCTACGGCGAGCCGGACATGACCGTCCGGGTGGTCCGCGACATCTTCAACGAGGACTTCAAGAAGGTCATCGTCCAGGGCGACGACGCCTGGTCGACCATCCACGAGTACGTCAGCCATGTCGCCCCCGACCTCGCCGACCGGCTCCAGCGGTGGACCTCGGACGTCGACGTCTTCGCGACGTACCGGATCGACGAGCAGCTGATGAAGGCGCTGGACCGCAAGGTCTGGCTGCCCAGCGGCGGTTCGCTGGTCATCGACCGCACCGAGGCGATGGTCGTGGTCGACGTCAACACCGGGAAGTTCACCGGCCAGGGCGGCAACCTGGAGGAGACGGTCACCAGGAACAACCTGGAGGCGGCCGAGGAGATCGTCCGCCAGCTGCGGCTGCGCGACCTCGGCGGCATCATCGTGATCGACTTCATCGACATGGTGCTGGAGTCCAACCGCGACCTGGTGCTGCGGCGCCTGCTGGAGTGCCTGGGCCGCGACCGCACCAAGCACCAGGTGGCCGAGGTCACCTCGCTGGGCCTGGTGCAGATGACCCGCAAGCGGGTGGGCCAGGGCCTGCTGGAGTCCTTCTCCGAGCAGTGCGTGCACTGCAATGGCCGTGGCGTCATCGTGCACATGGACCAGCCGTCCACCTCCGGCGGTGGCGGCGGCACCTCGGGTGGCGCCGCCAAGCGCCGCCGCCGGGGCAAGGGCGGCGCGGGCGCGGGCGACGAGCAGCACGTCCACGAGCTTGAGCATGTGCAGGAGCCGGAGGAGCCCGAGGAGGCCGCCGAGCCGGTCGCCCCGGAGCCCTTGGAGGCCCCGGCCGCGCCCGAGCCCGAGCCCGCCGTGGCGCAGGCCCCGGAGCCGGCACCCGAGCAGGCCCCGGCGGAGCCGCAGCCGGTCAGCCTGGTGGAGCTGCCCCCGGCCCCGGCGCCGGGCGGCCGTACCCGCCGCCGCGCGGTCCGCAAGGCCACCGCTCCGGCCGGTCCGCCGGTGGAGGCGGAGGCCGCGGTGCTGGTGCTGCCGGCCCGTACGCCGGACGGCGAGGCGGCGCAGGCAGCCGTGGCTCCGGCCCCGGTGGCTGCCCCCGAGCCGGTCGTCCCCGAGCCGGCGATCTCCGAGCCGGTGGTCTCCGAGCCGGTGGTCTCCGAGCCGGTCGCCGCCGACGGTGCCGTGGCGGCCCCGGTGGCGGACGGCGAGCCCGAGGTGGAGGCGCCCCGCAAGCGCGCCGCCCGCAAGACGGCCGCCAAGAAGACCACGGCGGCCAAGAAGACCACCGCGGCGAAGAAGACCACCACCCGCAAGACCGCCACCAAGCGGACCACCGCGGCCAAGAAGACGGCCGCGTCGGCGGAGGGCGAGCCCTCCGCCCCGGTGGCCGAGTAG
- a CDS encoding TIGR03936 family radical SAM-associated protein, with the protein MQRIRLRYTKRGRLRFTSHRDFQRAFERALRRSAVPMAYSAGFTPHPKVSYANAAPTGVASEAEYLEIALTQARDPEQLRAQLDESLPDGLDVVDAVEVHTSNFADQLQASVWQIRLEGVTSEEAAEAAAVFLAAESVAVERLTKNGVRTFDARGAVASLEVVDPQVAAGGTVPPDGGADVRPGRACAILRLVVRHATPAVRPDDVLSGLRATADLAPPVPAEVTRLAQGPIDGESGTVTDPLAPDRAAAPAVLPSTAGPRAAATA; encoded by the coding sequence GTGCAGCGCATCCGGCTGCGCTACACCAAGCGCGGCCGTCTCCGGTTCACCAGCCACCGTGACTTCCAGCGGGCCTTTGAGCGGGCACTGCGGCGGTCGGCGGTCCCGATGGCCTATTCGGCGGGTTTCACCCCGCACCCGAAGGTCTCGTATGCCAACGCCGCACCCACCGGTGTCGCCAGCGAGGCCGAGTACCTGGAGATCGCACTCACCCAGGCCAGGGACCCGGAGCAACTGCGGGCCCAGCTGGACGAGTCGCTCCCCGACGGCCTGGACGTGGTGGACGCGGTCGAGGTGCACACCTCGAACTTCGCCGACCAGTTGCAGGCCTCGGTGTGGCAGATCCGGCTGGAGGGTGTCACCTCCGAGGAGGCGGCCGAGGCCGCTGCGGTGTTCCTCGCGGCGGAGAGCGTCGCGGTGGAGCGCCTCACCAAGAACGGCGTCCGCACCTTCGACGCGCGCGGTGCGGTGGCCTCCCTGGAGGTCGTCGACCCGCAGGTGGCGGCAGGGGGCACGGTACCGCCGGACGGCGGTGCCGATGTTCGGCCGGGTCGGGCCTGTGCGATACTGCGCCTGGTAGTGCGGCATGCCACACCCGCCGTACGACCTGACGACGTCCTGTCCGGTCTTCGTGCGACGGCCGACCTCGCGCCGCCGGTCCCCGCAGAGGTGACCAGGCTGGCGCAGGGGCCGATCGACGGGGAGTCCGGCACGGTGACCGACCCGCTGGCGCCCGACCGCGCCGCTGCCCCGGCCGTCCTACCCTCGACCGCCGGGCCGCGCGCCGCCGCGACCGCCTAG
- the obgE gene encoding GTPase ObgE, with product MTTFVDRVELHVAAGNGGHGCASVHREKFKPLGGPDGGNGGRGGDVTLVVDTNVTTLLDYHHAPHRKATNGKPGAGGHRSGADGQDLVLPVPDGTVVMDAHGEVLADLVGHGTVFVAAAGGRGGLGNAALASARRKAPGFALLGEPGDVRDIVLELKTVADVALVGYPSAGKSSLISVLSAAKPKIADYPFTTLVPNLGVVTAGEVVYTVADVPGLIPGASEGRGLGLEFLRHVERCAALVHVLDCATLEPGRDPLSDLETIEAELAAYGGLEDRPRLVALNKTDVPDGQDLADIVRADLEARGHRVFEVSAASRRGLRELSFAMAGLVAEARAAKPVQEATRIVLRPKAVDDAGFTVTVEDDLFRVRGSKPERWVRQTDFANDEAVGYLADRLARLGVEEQLWKAGAKPGAEVVIGPDENAVVFDWEPTMATGAEMLGRRGEDHRFQTQRPAVDRRRERGRGGDEAEAEYAAFDPLSSGRDHGGDHGGDDDA from the coding sequence ATGACCACCTTCGTGGACCGCGTCGAGCTGCATGTCGCCGCGGGTAACGGGGGCCACGGCTGTGCCTCCGTGCACCGGGAGAAGTTCAAGCCGCTCGGCGGCCCGGACGGCGGCAACGGCGGCCGGGGCGGCGATGTGACGCTGGTGGTCGACACCAATGTCACCACCCTGCTCGACTACCACCACGCGCCGCACCGCAAGGCCACCAACGGCAAGCCCGGCGCCGGCGGCCACCGCTCCGGCGCCGACGGCCAGGACCTGGTGCTGCCGGTGCCCGACGGCACCGTCGTCATGGACGCCCACGGCGAGGTGCTGGCCGACCTGGTCGGCCATGGCACCGTGTTCGTGGCCGCGGCCGGCGGTCGCGGCGGCCTCGGCAACGCCGCCCTCGCCTCCGCCCGCCGCAAGGCCCCCGGCTTCGCACTGCTGGGCGAGCCCGGTGACGTCCGCGACATCGTGCTGGAGCTCAAGACCGTCGCCGACGTGGCCCTGGTCGGCTACCCCAGCGCCGGCAAGTCGTCGCTGATCTCGGTCCTCTCCGCCGCCAAGCCGAAGATCGCCGACTACCCCTTCACCACCCTGGTCCCCAACCTGGGCGTGGTCACCGCCGGCGAGGTGGTCTACACCGTCGCCGATGTGCCCGGCCTCATCCCGGGCGCCAGCGAGGGCCGCGGCCTCGGCCTGGAGTTCCTGCGCCATGTCGAGCGGTGCGCCGCCCTGGTGCACGTACTGGACTGCGCCACCCTGGAGCCCGGCCGCGACCCGCTCTCCGACCTGGAGACCATCGAGGCCGAACTGGCGGCGTACGGCGGCCTGGAGGACCGGCCCCGGCTGGTCGCCCTCAACAAGACCGACGTGCCCGACGGCCAGGACCTCGCCGACATCGTCCGCGCCGACCTGGAGGCCCGGGGCCACCGCGTCTTCGAGGTCTCCGCCGCCTCCCGCAGGGGCCTGCGCGAGCTCTCCTTCGCCATGGCCGGACTGGTCGCCGAGGCGCGCGCCGCCAAGCCGGTCCAGGAGGCCACCCGCATCGTGCTGCGGCCTAAGGCCGTGGACGACGCCGGGTTCACCGTCACCGTCGAGGACGACCTCTTCCGGGTGCGCGGCTCCAAGCCCGAGCGCTGGGTGCGGCAGACGGACTTCGCCAACGACGAGGCCGTCGGCTACCTCGCCGACCGGCTGGCCCGCCTCGGTGTCGAGGAGCAGCTGTGGAAGGCCGGCGCCAAGCCGGGCGCCGAGGTCGTCATCGGCCCCGACGAGAACGCGGTGGTCTTCGACTGGGAGCCCACCATGGCCACCGGCGCCGAGATGCTCGGCCGCCGAGGCGAGGACCACCGCTTCCAGACCCAGCGTCCGGCCGTCGACCGGCGCCGCGAGCGGGGCCGTGGCGGGGACGAGGCCGAGGCCGAGTACGCCGCCTTCGACCCGCTCTCCTCCGGCCGCGACCACGGCGGCGACCACGGCGGGGACGACGACGCCTGA
- the rpmA gene encoding 50S ribosomal protein L27, whose amino-acid sequence MAHKKGASSTRNGRDSNAQRLGVKRFGGQVVNAGEIIVRQRGTHFHPGANVGRGGDDTLFALTAGAVEFGTRRGRRVVNIVAAGE is encoded by the coding sequence ATGGCACACAAGAAGGGCGCTAGCTCTACCCGCAACGGCCGCGACTCGAACGCCCAGCGCCTCGGCGTGAAGCGCTTCGGCGGCCAGGTCGTCAACGCCGGCGAGATCATCGTCCGCCAGCGCGGCACCCACTTCCACCCGGGTGCCAACGTCGGGCGCGGTGGCGACGACACGCTGTTCGCGCTGACCGCCGGTGCCGTCGAGTTCGGTACCCGCCGCGGCCGTCGCGTGGTCAACATCGTCGCCGCCGGCGAGTGA